The following proteins are encoded in a genomic region of Gadus macrocephalus chromosome 19, ASM3116895v1:
- the ntng2b gene encoding netrin-G2 encodes MGSPADSLPLVVLQENPYMCSDECDASNPDLAHPPQLMQDQQRTGLLTYWQTVTWSRYPEPLLANISMSWNKSLELSGDIQITFEYGRPTIMVLEKSMDYGRSWQPFQYYADDCLDAFNLPAKQVRDLSAANITRVLCTEQYSRWVGSKSEKNVTFEVRSRFAVFAGVRLQNMDNLYTRMESMKGLRDFFTFTNLRLRLLRPALGGTYVQRENLLKYFYAISNIEVPARCKCNLHASQCLLQDGNLQCMCEHNTTGADCQRCKKGSKSKSWKAGSYLPAPNGSPNTCAIAGSPSGSNCECYGHSNRCSYIEYLDIVTCVSCKHNTRGQNCQYCRLGYFRNASAELDDEGVCAECNCNQLGSVHDRCNATGYCQCREGATGPRCDDCNPGYYWKQGCYPDMCDEELLLCQNGGSCYEGQRCVCPPGFKGVLCQQSRCEDGQDCSAAPPARTPAPLLLSGLLLLLLASSTSP; translated from the exons ATGGGG TCCCCAGCTGATTCTCTCCCCCTGGTTGTGTTGCAGGAGAACCCGTACATGTGCAGTGACGAGTGTGACGCCTCCAACCCCGACCTGGCCCACCCGCCCCAGCTCATGCAGGACCAGCAGCGCACAGGGCTACTCACCTACTGGCAGACGGTCACCTGGAGCCGCTACCCGGAGCCCCTGCTGGCCAACATCTCCATGTCCTGGAACAAGAGCTTGGAGCTCAGCGGCGACATACAGATCACCTTCGAGTACGGCCGGCCCACCATCATGGTGCTGGAGAAGTCGATGGACTACGGCCGCAGCTGGCAGCCCTTCCAGTACTACGCCGACGACTGCCTGGACGCCTTCAACCTGCCAGCCAAGCAGGTGCGCGACCTGTCGGCCGCCAACATCACACGGGTCCTCTGCACCGAGCAGTACTCCCGTTGGGTGGGCTCCAAGAGCGAGAAGAACGTCACGTTTGAGGTGCGCTCGCGCTTCGCCGTGTTCGCGGGGGTGCGGCTGCAGAACATGGACAACCTTTACACACGCATGGAGAGCATGAAGGGACTGAGGGACTTTTTCACCTTCACCAACCTGAGGCTGAGGCTGCTGAGGCCCGCCCTGGGGGGCACCTATGTCCAGCGGGAAAACCTCCTCAAGTACTTCTACGCCATCTCCAACATCGAGGTACCAGCAAG GTGTAAGTGCAACCTCCACGCCTCCCAGTGCCTGCTCCAGGACGGTAACCTCCAGTGCATGTGTGAGCACAACACCACGGGCGCCGACTGCCAGCGCTGCAAAAAGGGCTCCAAGTCCAAGTCCTGGAAGGCTGGCTCCTACCTGCCGGCGCCCAACGGATCCCCCAACACCT GTGCTATTGCTGGTTCCCCATCCGGTTCCA actGTGAGTGCTACGGCCATTCCAACCGCTGCAGCTACATCGAGTACCTGGACATCGTGACCTGCGTCAGCTGCAAGCACAACACCCGCGGACAGAACTGCCAGTACTGTCGCCTGGGATACTTCCGCAACGCCTCGGCCGAGCTGGACGACGAGGGTGTCTGCGCGG aGTGTAACTGTAACCAGCTGGGCTCGGTCCACGACCGCTGTAACGCCACCGGGTACTGCCAGTGCAGAGAGGGGGCCACCGGGCCCAGGTGTGACGACTGCAACCCCGGCTACTACTGGAAACAGGGCTGCTACC CCGACATGTGTGACGAGGAGCTGCTGCTGTGCCAGAACGGGGGCAGCTGCTACGAGGGCCAGAGGTGCGTCTGCCCGCCCGGGTTCAAGGGGGTGCTGTGCCAGCAGTCGCGCTGTGAGGACGGCCAGGACTGCAGCGCCGCCCCCCCGGCCcggacccccgcccccctgctgctAAGcggcctgctgctcctcctcctggcctccTCGACGTCCCCCTGA
- the LOC132447283 gene encoding uncharacterized protein LOC132447283, with translation MEPPQESARYTSAPTWGGEPELSSRTLTDVAGSSSTLAVGVEGSTPADTETQTMSSSTSTVSQTSSVTGTESPGPLQPPTVGGPSSSLPPIPSEENNPTISTRPGQSTRPEPITRQESELVDPLVKLVTKPFLVASGELPSPQAEETKLPPGRSESSTRPVPQETNLNAVPSLLETKLSESRLEEKEVLTVPLTHGGEGSDTGATHSSSGRSEEQDAAQEEEGREKKKGTHRSGAAC, from the exons ATGGAACCTCCACAAG AGTCCGCCCGGTACACCAGCGCCCCTACCTGGGGCGGAGAACCAGAGCTCAGTTCTCGAACCCTTACAG ACGTAGCAGGGTCGTCTTCCACACTAGCTGTTGGCGTGGAGGGCTCGACCCCAgccgacacagagacacagactaTGTCTTCTAGCACCTCCACGGTATCTCAGACCTCATCTGTCACTGGGACAGAGTCCCCCGGACCTCTACAACCCCCCACAGTCGGGGGTCCTTCCTCATCTTTACCGCCCATCCCCTCAGAGGAGAACAATCCCACCATATCCACCAGACCAGGCCAGTCTACACGCCCAGAGCCAATCACCAGGCAGGAGTCGGAGCTGGTGGATCCACTTGTCAAACTAGTGACCAAACCTTTCCTGGTTGCTTCTGGAGAGCTACCTTCTCCACAGGCTGAAGAGACTAAACTACCTCCAGGACGATCTGAATCGTCCACACGTCCTGTCCCACAAGAGACCAATCTAAATGCTGTTCCAAGTTTGCTCGAAACCAAACTGTCAGAGTCAAGGCTGGAAGAGAAAGAGG TGCTTACTGTCCCTCTGAcacatggaggagaggggagcgaCACGGGAGCGACACACAGCTCCTCTGGGAGGAGTGAGGAGCAGGACGccgcccaggaggaggaggggagggagaagaagaaaggTACTCACAGGAGCGGAGCTGCCTGCTAG